The proteins below come from a single Lentimicrobiaceae bacterium genomic window:
- a CDS encoding glycosyltransferase has protein sequence MQTAEPKHIFYIPRWYPSTADPMLGLFVRKHALAATEAGFRVTVVYAAPGLTGKSRELFSTDIQSAGLLTEVRVSYRKAEGLSGMARQLIAWNLAVKTAVQQQGRPDLIHAHILTRVALLSCWLAYKWKVPCVITEHWSRYYPENMQYKGWLRRFLTERVVKRAQAVTVVSNRLANAMKAQGLQFATKLLPNVVDTAVFKPAEKYKGPFRIVSITCFEEKSKNLKMLVDAVAHIATHRHDIELVMIGDGNDYDLIKKYVAGKHMRYKTVRFTGVLQDHELAEELQQASCLALTSNYETFGIVAFEALACGIPVVATDVADLAVFINEENGKIVKTGDAEILAVELENVLNRLPEYKPSDMHKRVEAELSSRAVAEKLKELYISAIGNIN, from the coding sequence ATGCAAACAGCAGAGCCGAAGCATATTTTTTATATTCCACGCTGGTACCCTTCCACAGCAGATCCCATGCTGGGGCTTTTTGTGAGAAAGCATGCACTGGCAGCTACTGAAGCCGGATTTCGGGTGACGGTAGTTTATGCTGCTCCGGGGCTTACCGGTAAAAGCAGGGAGCTTTTTTCAACAGACATACAGTCGGCTGGCCTGCTTACCGAAGTTCGGGTTAGTTACCGTAAAGCCGAAGGGCTTTCGGGTATGGCCCGTCAGCTTATTGCCTGGAATCTGGCCGTAAAAACGGCTGTGCAGCAACAGGGACGGCCTGATTTGATACATGCGCATATTCTCACACGGGTGGCACTGCTGTCGTGCTGGCTGGCTTATAAATGGAAAGTGCCCTGTGTCATTACAGAGCATTGGTCGCGCTACTATCCCGAAAATATGCAGTACAAAGGCTGGTTGCGGCGTTTTTTAACTGAAAGGGTGGTCAAACGTGCACAAGCTGTAACAGTGGTTTCAAACCGGTTGGCCAATGCCATGAAAGCGCAGGGACTACAGTTTGCTACAAAGCTGCTGCCTAATGTAGTGGATACAGCCGTTTTTAAGCCCGCCGAAAAATATAAAGGCCCTTTCAGAATTGTGAGCATTACCTGTTTTGAGGAAAAGTCGAAAAATCTGAAAATGCTGGTGGATGCCGTTGCACATATTGCCACACATCGGCATGATATTGAATTAGTGATGATTGGCGATGGGAATGATTACGATCTAATCAAAAAATATGTTGCCGGAAAGCATATGCGTTATAAAACGGTGCGGTTTACAGGCGTGCTTCAGGACCATGAGCTGGCCGAAGAGCTTCAGCAGGCATCCTGTCTGGCGCTTACCAGTAATTATGAAACTTTTGGCATTGTGGCGTTTGAAGCTCTCGCTTGCGGCATACCTGTGGTAGCCACCGATGTGGCCGATTTAGCCGTTTTTATCAACGAAGAGAATGGCAAAATTGTGAAAACCGGCGATGCTGAAATTCTCGCCGTTGAACTGGAAAATGTATTAAACCGCTTGCCTGAATACAAACCGTCGGATATGCACAAAAGGGTAGAGGCTGAGCTGAGTAGCCGCGCCGTTGCTGAAAAGCTTAAAGAATTGTATATCAGTGC
- a CDS encoding glutamine amidotransferase encodes MKKKICVFLFDGFADWEIAYLMPEIKKRSDKFELISFTLDGKPVHSMGGLHVTPEMSLLQLKPDEIFMLILPGGTAWEKGGNTAIDGLLDTLFAQDKCIAAICGATFYLGQKGCLDHVTHTSNDLYYLKAVSPAYAGALNYADEPAVTGQNIITAKGVAPIEFAREIFEKIELTDKQNIEKWFQLFKHGIWSE; translated from the coding sequence ATGAAAAAGAAAATATGTGTATTTCTGTTTGATGGTTTCGCCGATTGGGAAATTGCCTATCTGATGCCAGAAATCAAAAAAAGAAGTGATAAGTTCGAATTAATAAGTTTCACTCTTGATGGTAAACCGGTGCATTCAATGGGCGGTTTGCATGTGACTCCGGAAATGTCGCTGTTACAGCTTAAGCCGGATGAGATATTTATGCTTATACTGCCCGGGGGGACAGCATGGGAAAAAGGGGGCAACACCGCAATTGATGGCCTGCTTGATACCTTATTTGCCCAAGATAAATGTATTGCAGCCATTTGCGGAGCCACCTTTTATCTGGGGCAAAAGGGATGTTTAGACCATGTAACACACACAAGCAACGATCTTTATTATCTGAAAGCCGTTTCGCCTGCATATGCCGGAGCATTGAATTATGCAGATGAACCGGCTGTTACCGGCCAAAATATCATTACAGCCAAAGGCGTGGCGCCAATTGAGTTTGCCAGGGAGATTTTTGAAAAGATTGAACTTACAGATAAACAGAATATTGAAAAGTGGTTTCAGCTGTTTAAGCACGGTATCTGGAGCGAATAA